A single genomic interval of Ovis aries strain OAR_USU_Benz2616 breed Rambouillet chromosome 9, ARS-UI_Ramb_v3.0, whole genome shotgun sequence harbors:
- the MSC gene encoding musculin, translating into MSTGSVSDPEEMELRGLQRGYPVPVSKRPSLRGADRSYVSPSDNSSAEEDDPDGEEERCALGAAGGAGGCKRKRPRVAGGGGGKKPLPPKGSAAECKQSQRNAANARERARMRVLSKAFSRLKTSLPWVPPDTKLSKLDTLRLASSYIAHLRQLLQEDRYENGYVHPVNLTWPFVVSGRPDSDTKEVSAANRLCGTTA; encoded by the exons ATGTCCACCGGCTCGGTGAGCGACCCCGAGGAGATGGAGCTGCGGGGTCTGCAGCGAGGGTACCCGGTCCCCGTCTCCAAGAGGCCGTCCCTCCGCGGCGCCGATCGCAGCTACGTGTCGCCCAGCGACAACTCGTCTGCGGAGGAGGATGACCCCGACGGCGAGGAGGAGCGCTGTGCGCTGGGCGCGGCGGGCGGCGCGGGAGGCTGCAAGAGGAAGCGGCCCCGGGTGGCTGGGGGCGGCGGCGGCAAGAAGCCCCTCCCGCCCAAGGGTTCGGCGGCCGAGTGCAAGCAGTCGCAGAGGAACGCGGCCAACGCCCGAGAGCGCGCCCGGATGCGCGTGCTGAGCAAAGCCTTCTCCAGACTCAAGACCAGCCTGCCCTGGGTGCCCCCCGACACCAAGCTTTCGAAGCTGGACACGCTCCGGCTGGCTTCCAGTTACATCGCGCACCTGCGGCAGCTGCTGCAGGAGGACCGCTACGAGAACGGCTACGTGCACCCTGTGAACCTG ACGTGGCCATTTGTGGTCTCGGGACGACCCGACTCTGACACCAAAGAAGTCTCCGCGGCCAACAGATTATGTGGGACCACCGCTTAG